A stretch of Paludisphaera borealis DNA encodes these proteins:
- a CDS encoding xanthine dehydrogenase family protein molybdopterin-binding subunit, whose amino-acid sequence MSRVLGIPHDRVDGPAKVTGGASFAADYAPPGLVHSCLIRSTIARGRTLRIGTGHAERAPGFLAVLTHENAPPLKPPPDDLLEMFAGQFFETRPPLRDEVIHYAGQPLGVIVAETAEQARYAASLVTITYDREPPVLDLEAVPGPECWRPERFIGTPGMELQVRRGEPDREFDEAEHRVERTYRTSTNHHNPIETSATVAEWEGGKLTLHDSCRWVQGLQRAAAHALGLDPEAVRVISPFIGGAFGAKGFLWNHVVLAAVAARSVARPVKLVLTRADMYSSTGHRPRTVQRVALGATGEGRLTAIRHDTLSETSPVNRYVEPCGLLTRGLYASSSLAVTHRVAPVNIAPPLVMRAPGEAPGLFALESAMDELAEIIGLDPLEIRLRNHADHDLHEGRPWSSKHLRECYRLGAERFGWSERPGQPRSMRDGDHLVGWGMATAAYPGNRRPASAKVSLLPDDTAVVATASHELGNGAATVLTQIAAEALGLPTERVRVDLGDSTSPQAPATAGSWTTASVGSAVRAAAEEARAALIGLALSHPDSPLHGASPRDVIARDGRVSLGIDPSRGESFGDIMTRAGRRVVEVERESRPGAERSEFSFESYGALFAEVKVDPLGQVRATRLVGVYDVGAVLNPKSAHSQLVGGIVMGVGMAFMERTAYDPCGRVVNDNLAEYAIPVNADIPAIDATLLDEPDPHINALGARGVGELALAGVAAALANAVHHATGKRIRDLPIIPEKLL is encoded by the coding sequence ATGAGTCGAGTCCTCGGAATCCCCCACGACCGCGTGGACGGCCCGGCCAAGGTGACCGGCGGAGCATCCTTTGCGGCCGACTATGCACCGCCTGGCCTGGTGCACTCCTGCCTGATCCGGAGCACGATCGCCCGGGGTCGAACCCTGCGGATCGGCACAGGCCACGCGGAGCGAGCACCGGGCTTCCTCGCCGTCCTGACGCACGAGAACGCGCCGCCATTAAAGCCCCCCCCGGATGACCTCCTGGAGATGTTCGCCGGCCAGTTCTTCGAGACCAGGCCGCCGCTCCGCGACGAAGTCATCCATTACGCCGGCCAGCCCCTCGGCGTGATCGTCGCCGAGACCGCCGAGCAAGCCCGCTACGCGGCCTCGCTGGTGACGATCACCTACGATCGAGAGCCCCCGGTGCTCGACCTGGAGGCCGTCCCCGGGCCGGAGTGCTGGCGGCCGGAGCGGTTCATCGGGACCCCCGGCATGGAGCTGCAGGTCCGCAGGGGCGAGCCGGATCGCGAGTTTGACGAGGCGGAGCATCGGGTCGAGCGGACCTATCGGACCTCAACCAACCACCACAACCCCATCGAGACCTCGGCGACGGTCGCCGAGTGGGAGGGTGGAAAGCTCACACTGCACGACTCCTGCCGCTGGGTCCAGGGCCTTCAGCGGGCCGCGGCCCACGCCCTGGGACTGGACCCCGAGGCGGTTCGCGTCATCAGCCCGTTCATCGGCGGGGCGTTCGGGGCCAAGGGCTTCCTCTGGAACCACGTCGTCCTGGCGGCCGTCGCCGCGCGGTCCGTCGCCCGACCCGTCAAACTCGTCCTGACCCGGGCGGACATGTACTCGTCGACCGGCCATCGGCCAAGGACTGTCCAACGCGTCGCCCTGGGCGCGACGGGCGAGGGACGCCTGACCGCCATCCGGCACGACACCCTTTCGGAGACCTCGCCGGTCAACCGCTACGTCGAGCCCTGCGGCCTGCTCACCCGGGGCCTGTATGCGAGCTCGTCCCTCGCGGTCACCCACCGGGTCGCGCCGGTGAACATCGCGCCGCCGCTCGTGATGAGAGCCCCCGGCGAGGCGCCCGGCCTGTTCGCGCTCGAGTCCGCGATGGACGAATTGGCCGAAATCATCGGCCTCGACCCGTTGGAGATTCGCCTGCGGAACCACGCCGACCACGATCTCCACGAAGGGCGGCCCTGGTCGAGCAAGCACCTCAGGGAGTGCTACCGGCTCGGCGCCGAACGTTTCGGCTGGTCGGAGCGACCCGGCCAGCCCCGTTCGATGCGCGACGGCGACCATCTCGTCGGTTGGGGGATGGCCACCGCCGCCTACCCGGGCAATCGTCGCCCGGCCTCGGCGAAGGTGTCATTGCTCCCGGACGATACGGCCGTCGTCGCCACGGCGTCCCACGAACTGGGCAACGGTGCCGCCACCGTGCTGACCCAGATCGCCGCCGAGGCCCTGGGTTTGCCCACTGAGCGCGTGCGAGTCGACCTGGGCGACTCGACCTCTCCGCAAGCGCCGGCGACTGCCGGCTCGTGGACCACGGCCAGCGTCGGGTCCGCGGTCCGGGCCGCGGCCGAGGAGGCCCGCGCCGCGCTGATCGGCCTGGCGCTTTCCCATCCCGACTCGCCGCTTCACGGCGCATCCCCCCGGGACGTCATCGCTCGCGACGGCCGTGTCTCGCTCGGGATCGATCCCTCCAGAGGGGAGTCCTTCGGGGACATCATGACGCGTGCCGGGCGGCGGGTGGTCGAGGTCGAGCGCGAGTCCAGGCCGGGGGCCGAGCGGTCCGAATTCAGCTTCGAATCATACGGCGCCCTGTTCGCCGAGGTGAAGGTCGATCCGCTCGGCCAGGTGCGGGCGACCAGGCTGGTCGGCGTGTACGATGTTGGCGCGGTGCTGAACCCGAAGTCCGCGCACAGCCAGCTCGTCGGGGGCATTGTCATGGGGGTCGGCATGGCATTCATGGAGCGAACCGCCTATGACCCGTGCGGACGCGTCGTGAACGACAACCTGGCCGAATACGCGATCCCTGTCAATGCGGACATCCCCGCGATCGACGCCACGCTCCTGGACGAGCCCGACCCGCACATCAACGCATTGGGGGCCCGGGGGGTCGGCGAACTGGCCCTCGCCGGTGTCGCGGCGGCGCTGGCCAACGCCGTCCATCACGCGACCGGGAAGCGAATCCGCGATCTCCCGATCATCCCCGAGAAGCTGCTTTGA
- a CDS encoding ATP-binding protein — translation MKPWREIAIPHTDVLKGIFLQAEFAADITAVQSGKAVHEYQDAKAFFERTYITEGMRLLLTQVVQRLSGKGGEPVIQLQTAFGGGKTHTMLAVLHLASRTCPLSDLQGVPTLVEKAGLMDVPQAKVAVIDGTAHAPGQAWKRGRTTIKTLWGELAWQLGGSDGFAMVKESDANGTSPGKDVLRQLLEAHAPCVVLIDELARYIGQFEEGKSFSGGTYDSNLSFVQSLTEAVKLVPSAVLLGSLPDSAPPSSGDRGKLAIKALEHLFGRVQALWKPVATEEAFEIVRRRLFEPIKDLTARDAVCRAFADAYVTEGAKLPSETQEGRYFDRLTQAYPIHPEVFDRLYEDWSTIDDFQRTRGVLKLMAKVIARLWNSDNKDLLILPGSLPLASGDVRNEMTYLLPQGWEAVIEKDIDGDRAETTELEGKEPRFGQVNAARRVARTLFLGTAPSCVATKPGIRGLDRGRVLLGCLQPGQTTAVYADALGRLADRLHYLNSSGDKTVDTTRFWFDTRANLRREMEDRKRRFDLKTDVRKRIEDVVKKLFASVPPFDGVHVFTPHADVPDDSALRLVVLAPENAFTKDDPRPATDAVLEHLRSHGGQPRHRANRLIFLAADRQVLSRLQDATRVALAWASIVKDVAEGGLNIDQIQRRQAEKEADAASAVVPRAARECFKWLLCPVQDDPTVTKPTIESFPLNTTSGNAPGELERVCRENELVIETWSPIHLRVKLKELYWKADKPAVGAMAFWEDSLRYLYLPRLKSREVLAAVVRTGASSRDFFGTAYGQTGGKFDGFQFGEGAVSLDDTLLLIEPEAARQYVVGQQKLIVETPPKTDGDNGKTTTTREETVTGGSDKILNGNAGVSTTKAKSFRGSAEVSATLAKSKLNTIADEVIALLASDPHATIRITLEIDAEFPNGASDTVKRGVSENATSLGFKTKDWE, via the coding sequence GTGAAACCCTGGCGTGAGATCGCGATTCCCCATACCGACGTGCTGAAGGGGATATTCCTGCAAGCAGAGTTCGCGGCCGATATCACCGCCGTGCAATCCGGCAAGGCCGTGCATGAGTACCAGGACGCCAAGGCGTTCTTCGAGCGGACGTACATCACCGAGGGGATGCGGCTGCTCCTGACGCAGGTCGTCCAGCGGTTGAGCGGCAAGGGAGGCGAGCCGGTCATCCAGTTGCAGACGGCGTTCGGCGGCGGCAAGACGCACACGATGCTGGCCGTGTTGCACCTGGCCTCGCGAACCTGCCCGCTCTCCGATTTGCAAGGCGTTCCGACCCTCGTCGAGAAGGCCGGGCTGATGGACGTTCCCCAGGCCAAGGTCGCGGTGATCGACGGCACGGCCCATGCGCCAGGCCAGGCATGGAAGCGCGGCCGAACCACGATCAAGACCCTGTGGGGCGAGCTGGCGTGGCAACTCGGCGGCTCCGACGGCTTCGCCATGGTGAAGGAGTCCGACGCCAACGGCACCTCGCCCGGCAAGGACGTGCTCCGGCAACTCCTGGAAGCCCACGCCCCGTGCGTCGTCCTAATCGACGAACTCGCCAGATACATCGGGCAGTTCGAAGAGGGCAAGTCGTTCTCGGGAGGGACGTACGACAGCAATCTTTCGTTCGTCCAGTCTCTGACCGAAGCCGTGAAGCTCGTGCCGAGCGCGGTTCTGCTGGGAAGCCTCCCCGATTCCGCACCGCCATCAAGCGGGGATCGCGGCAAGCTGGCGATCAAGGCGCTGGAGCATCTCTTCGGTCGGGTTCAGGCACTCTGGAAGCCGGTGGCCACCGAGGAGGCCTTCGAGATCGTGCGTCGTCGGCTGTTCGAACCGATCAAGGACCTGACGGCCCGTGACGCGGTCTGCCGGGCCTTCGCTGACGCCTACGTCACAGAAGGCGCGAAGCTGCCGAGCGAGACCCAGGAGGGCCGGTACTTCGACCGTCTGACGCAAGCCTACCCAATCCACCCCGAGGTGTTCGACCGGCTTTACGAAGACTGGTCGACCATCGACGATTTCCAGCGCACCCGCGGCGTGCTCAAGCTGATGGCCAAGGTGATCGCCCGCCTGTGGAATTCGGACAACAAGGATCTCCTGATCCTGCCGGGAAGTCTGCCGTTGGCGTCTGGAGACGTGCGGAACGAGATGACCTACCTGCTCCCGCAAGGCTGGGAAGCTGTGATCGAGAAGGACATCGACGGCGACCGGGCCGAGACGACGGAACTCGAAGGCAAGGAACCCCGATTCGGGCAGGTGAACGCGGCCCGTCGAGTGGCCCGGACGCTGTTCCTCGGCACCGCCCCGTCGTGCGTTGCGACGAAGCCGGGCATTCGCGGCCTGGATCGCGGCCGGGTCTTGCTCGGCTGCCTGCAACCCGGCCAGACGACGGCAGTGTACGCCGACGCGCTCGGCCGATTGGCGGACCGCCTTCACTACCTAAACAGTTCCGGCGACAAGACCGTCGACACGACGCGGTTCTGGTTTGACACGCGGGCCAACCTGCGCCGGGAGATGGAAGACCGCAAGCGACGCTTCGATCTGAAGACGGACGTGAGGAAGAGGATCGAAGACGTGGTGAAGAAGCTGTTCGCGAGCGTGCCGCCGTTCGACGGCGTCCACGTCTTCACCCCTCACGCCGACGTGCCGGACGACAGCGCCCTACGGCTCGTCGTACTCGCGCCCGAGAATGCGTTCACGAAAGATGACCCGCGACCGGCGACCGATGCGGTTCTGGAGCACCTACGATCGCACGGCGGCCAACCCCGGCATCGAGCGAATCGGCTGATCTTCCTGGCGGCCGACAGGCAGGTATTGAGCCGGCTTCAGGACGCGACCCGGGTTGCGCTGGCCTGGGCGAGCATTGTGAAGGATGTGGCCGAGGGTGGCCTGAACATCGATCAAATTCAGCGGCGGCAAGCGGAGAAGGAGGCGGATGCGGCCAGCGCCGTGGTTCCCCGAGCGGCCCGAGAATGCTTCAAGTGGCTGCTCTGCCCGGTGCAGGACGACCCGACTGTGACGAAGCCGACAATCGAATCCTTTCCGCTGAACACGACCAGCGGCAACGCGCCGGGCGAGTTGGAGCGGGTCTGCCGCGAGAACGAGCTGGTCATCGAAACGTGGTCGCCGATCCACCTGAGGGTGAAGCTGAAAGAACTCTACTGGAAGGCCGACAAGCCCGCCGTAGGAGCGATGGCGTTCTGGGAGGACTCACTGCGGTATCTGTACCTGCCCCGTTTGAAGTCCCGCGAGGTTCTGGCTGCTGTCGTTCGAACCGGTGCTTCAAGCCGGGACTTCTTCGGCACCGCGTACGGGCAGACAGGTGGAAAGTTCGACGGCTTCCAGTTCGGCGAAGGAGCAGTATCGCTCGACGACACCCTCTTGCTCATCGAACCGGAAGCCGCCCGGCAGTACGTCGTTGGGCAGCAGAAGCTTATCGTGGAAACGCCACCCAAGACTGACGGTGACAACGGTAAGACCACGACGACGAGAGAAGAAACGGTTACGGGTGGTTCGGACAAGATTTTGAACGGAAACGCCGGAGTCTCGACCACCAAGGCGAAGTCATTTCGCGGCAGCGCCGAAGTGAGCGCCACATTGGCCAAATCGAAACTCAACACCATCGCCGACGAGGTGATCGCGTTGCTGGCTTCGGACCCGCACGCGACGATACGGATTACCCTGGAGATCGACGCCGAGTTCCCGAACGGGGCAAGCGACACCGTCAAACGCGGCGTGAGCGAGAACGCCACGAGTCTCGGGTTCAAGACGAAGGACTGGGAGTAA
- a CDS encoding (2Fe-2S)-binding protein, which yields MDHETERSAGGVGLPPSITVAVRLVVNGKPHDLALDPRVTLLDALRTHLGVTGPKMGCDAGACGACTVLVDGRRVNSCLMLAVAADGKSVVTVEGLAAGDDLNPLQEAFIRHDAFQCGYCTPGQLCSATALLREGVATTPEEIRLWMSGNLCRCGAYPNIVAAIAEVAAEGVH from the coding sequence ATGGATCACGAGACGGAACGATCAGCCGGCGGGGTCGGTCTCCCGCCGAGCATCACAGTGGCCGTTCGGCTCGTCGTGAACGGCAAGCCGCACGATCTGGCCCTCGACCCCCGCGTCACCCTTCTGGATGCGCTCCGGACGCACCTCGGCGTGACCGGGCCGAAGATGGGATGCGACGCCGGCGCGTGCGGCGCATGCACGGTCCTCGTGGATGGCCGGCGCGTCAATTCCTGCCTCATGCTGGCCGTCGCGGCCGATGGGAAATCGGTCGTGACGGTGGAGGGGCTCGCCGCCGGTGATGATCTCAACCCCTTGCAGGAGGCCTTCATCCGGCACGACGCGTTCCAGTGCGGCTACTGCACGCCGGGGCAACTCTGCTCCGCGACGGCCCTCCTTCGAGAGGGAGTCGCCACGACTCCGGAGGAAATCCGTCTCTGGATGAGCGGCAACCTCTGCCGATGCGGCGCCTATCCCAACATCGTTGCGGCGATCGCCGAGGTCGCCGCGGAGGGAGTCCATTGA
- a CDS encoding glucose 1-dehydrogenase, whose translation MADLVGKVGLITGGGSGIGRATALAMADAGAAVVIGNRDASKGEAVVDLIRGRGGKACFQKTDVAQPEDAKALVARAVSEFGRLDLAFNNAGIDGEQVPLHEQDIAKASALFDVNLKGVFYCMKFEIEQMLRSGGGAIVNTSSIFGLNGYPGWSLYAASKHAVTGMTKSAALDYAKRNIRVNAVGPGPVETPLLAKGTGGDPNSYSAFVPMGRIGQPEEIADAVVWLLSDAARYVTGHTLPVDGGVCAQ comes from the coding sequence ATGGCGGATCTCGTCGGAAAAGTCGGGCTGATCACGGGGGGAGGCTCAGGCATCGGTCGGGCGACGGCGCTCGCGATGGCCGACGCGGGCGCAGCCGTCGTTATCGGCAATCGGGACGCCTCCAAGGGCGAGGCGGTAGTGGACCTCATCCGAGGTCGTGGGGGGAAAGCCTGCTTCCAGAAGACCGACGTCGCCCAGCCGGAGGACGCGAAGGCGCTGGTTGCTCGCGCCGTCTCGGAGTTCGGACGCCTGGATCTTGCCTTCAACAACGCGGGGATCGACGGCGAGCAGGTCCCGCTCCACGAGCAGGACATCGCCAAGGCGTCCGCGCTGTTCGACGTGAACCTCAAGGGGGTGTTCTACTGCATGAAGTTCGAGATCGAACAAATGCTCCGATCCGGCGGCGGGGCGATCGTCAACACGTCGTCGATCTTCGGACTCAACGGCTACCCCGGCTGGTCGCTCTATGCGGCCTCGAAGCACGCCGTGACCGGCATGACGAAGTCGGCCGCCTTGGACTACGCCAAGCGGAACATCCGCGTCAACGCGGTGGGTCCCGGACCAGTTGAGACGCCCCTACTCGCGAAGGGGACCGGCGGCGACCCCAATAGCTACTCGGCCTTCGTCCCCATGGGAAGGATCGGCCAGCCCGAGGAGATTGCCGATGCCGTGGTCTGGCTGCTCTCCGACGCGGCCCGATACGTGACCGGCCACACGCTCCCCGTCGACGGTGGCGTCTGCGCCCAGTGA
- a CDS encoding FAD binding domain-containing protein, whose product MNPFTYQRASDATGAIAAVAGDEHAAFLAGGTNLVDLMKLHVMTPSRLVDVNAVPLAKIEASRDGLRIGALARMSDVAADPDVAREFPVIAEALLASASPQLRNMATIGGNLMQRTRCPYFRGDGWACNKRMPGSGCAAAQGEHRNHAILGASDHCFATHPSDLAVALVALDAVVRVRGPAGERSIPLRDFHRLPGDTPHVECALQQGELITGVDVPASDVAINSRYVKVRDRASYEFALVSAAVALKVEGGVIADCRIALGGVGTKPWRIPEAEQVTRGRPAAASTYEAAASIAVAEARPREQNAFKVELARRVVVHALTTQGSTR is encoded by the coding sequence TTGAATCCCTTTACGTACCAACGGGCGAGCGACGCGACAGGCGCGATCGCTGCCGTCGCGGGCGACGAGCACGCAGCCTTCCTGGCGGGTGGGACGAACCTCGTCGACCTCATGAAGCTGCACGTCATGACCCCGTCCCGGCTCGTCGACGTCAATGCCGTCCCCCTCGCGAAGATCGAGGCCAGTCGAGACGGGCTGCGGATCGGGGCGCTGGCCCGGATGAGCGACGTCGCCGCCGATCCGGACGTCGCGCGTGAGTTCCCGGTGATCGCCGAGGCTCTGCTGGCCAGCGCGAGCCCGCAATTGCGGAACATGGCCACGATCGGCGGCAACCTCATGCAGCGGACCCGCTGCCCCTACTTCCGCGGCGACGGTTGGGCGTGCAACAAGAGAATGCCGGGCTCCGGGTGCGCGGCGGCCCAAGGGGAGCATCGAAACCACGCCATCCTGGGCGCGAGCGATCACTGCTTCGCGACGCACCCTTCGGACTTGGCCGTCGCGTTGGTGGCCTTGGACGCGGTCGTTCGCGTTCGAGGGCCGGCCGGCGAGCGTTCGATTCCTCTCCGCGACTTTCACAGACTCCCGGGCGATACGCCGCACGTCGAGTGTGCGTTGCAGCAGGGCGAGTTGATCACCGGCGTAGACGTCCCCGCCTCGGACGTGGCGATCAACTCGCGCTACGTGAAGGTCCGTGACCGCGCCAGTTACGAGTTCGCACTCGTCTCCGCGGCTGTGGCCCTAAAGGTCGAAGGCGGCGTGATCGCCGACTGTCGGATCGCCCTGGGCGGCGTCGGTACGAAGCCTTGGCGGATACCCGAGGCGGAGCAGGTCACGCGGGGCCGGCCCGCCGCCGCGAGCACCTACGAGGCCGCCGCCTCGATCGCCGTGGCCGAGGCCAGGCCACGGGAGCAGAACGCCTTCAAGGTCGAGCTGGCGAGGCGTGTCGTCGTGCACGCCCTGACCACCCAGGGGAGTACCAGATGA
- a CDS encoding helix-turn-helix transcriptional regulator, translating to MTRIAEQPSPVSSGTLLIDAEEVARRLDVSSRTVWRLNSAGKLPKPVAVGGSKKWRSDEIRRWVEAGCPGRSAWEARSKRA from the coding sequence ATGACCCGTATCGCCGAACAACCCAGCCCCGTCTCGTCGGGGACGCTTCTCATCGACGCCGAGGAGGTCGCCCGCCGTCTCGACGTTTCTTCGCGGACGGTCTGGCGATTGAACAGCGCGGGCAAATTGCCGAAGCCCGTCGCCGTGGGCGGGTCGAAGAAATGGCGATCCGACGAGATCCGTCGATGGGTCGAGGCCGGATGCCCGGGGCGTTCCGCGTGGGAGGCACGCAGCAAGCGGGCGTGA